The Arthrobacter burdickii genome window below encodes:
- a CDS encoding NAD(P)-dependent oxidoreductase, with amino-acid sequence MTSQPYSVAVLGLGAMGLPMAIRLASRLAVHGFDIAAERLRLAKEAGILTFDTAASAVDGADAVLLAVRNAEQLSAVLFGADGIAPALKQGAVVIMTSTVGVDAVLDVAERLAVLGVDLVDAPLSGGPVRAGDGDLLIVVGASATAQTAAAPVLNLLASTLTVVGDKPGDGQALKTVNQLLCGVHIAAAAEALALAQSLGLDPAKTIEALQAGAAASFMLGNRGPRILQAWDPEGAEVLSRLDIFVKDLGIVTSAARAVSLPTPLAAAAEQLFLQGQAQGHGAQDDSAVITVIAPTKPVFHS; translated from the coding sequence ATGACCAGCCAGCCCTATTCCGTCGCCGTCCTGGGGCTGGGTGCGATGGGGCTCCCTATGGCGATACGCCTCGCATCCCGACTCGCCGTGCACGGATTCGACATTGCGGCAGAGAGACTCCGTCTCGCCAAAGAGGCGGGGATCCTCACATTCGACACTGCGGCGTCAGCGGTCGACGGCGCCGACGCCGTGCTTCTGGCCGTCCGCAATGCCGAGCAGCTGAGCGCCGTGCTCTTCGGCGCCGATGGCATCGCACCTGCACTGAAGCAGGGAGCTGTCGTCATCATGACTAGTACGGTTGGTGTCGATGCGGTGCTGGATGTTGCGGAGCGACTCGCGGTGCTGGGTGTGGATCTCGTCGATGCGCCCCTCTCCGGTGGCCCGGTAAGGGCGGGTGACGGTGACCTCCTGATCGTCGTTGGCGCGTCCGCAACGGCACAGACGGCGGCGGCCCCCGTCTTGAATCTGTTGGCTTCCACCCTGACCGTCGTGGGTGACAAACCGGGAGACGGACAAGCGCTGAAGACTGTCAACCAGCTGCTGTGCGGCGTGCACATCGCCGCTGCTGCCGAAGCTCTGGCACTTGCGCAGTCGTTGGGCCTCGACCCCGCGAAGACAATAGAGGCTCTCCAGGCCGGTGCAGCAGCATCCTTCATGCTGGGGAACCGCGGACCCCGCATCCTGCAAGCGTGGGACCCCGAGGGTGCCGAGGTACTGAGCCGACTGGACATCTTCGTCAAGGATCTCGGGATCGTGACGTCGGCCGCTCGAGCGGTGTCCCTGCCCACTCCACTGGCCGCAGCGGCCGAACAGCTCTTCCTGCAGGGCCAAGCGCAGGGACACGGCGCCCAGGATGATTCCGCTGTCATCACCGTCATCGCGCCGACGAAGCCCGTTTTCCACTCCTAA